The following DNA comes from Girardinichthys multiradiatus isolate DD_20200921_A chromosome 2, DD_fGirMul_XY1, whole genome shotgun sequence.
TTGGGAAGACGGATCCAGGTTTAACTGATTATGCTTACGAGAAATCATAAAAACCAGGGAATTATTAGTTGAGATATATTTGCAAACAGGTATACTGCAGCAGAAAATATATAACTGGAAGCAATACAATTATGAATATGTTAACATGGACATGTAACTGCTACGCTATGAAGAATTATCTTTGTATTGCTAAATAAATGAGCAGTTCAGAAACTACCGGAGGACATTTATAAGAATGTTAAACCTATGGGTTTAATGATATACATTCAGCTCACAAGCCAACACACCATATGCCCCATATTGAGGTCATGAGAACAGGACGAGATTTTAACAGTGTTTTTCCAAAAACTAAGAATCACCCATTTTATTGAGTATTTGGTGTTTTGTATTATGAAACTTGTCAAGATTCATTAGGAAAACTGATGTAGCCCTTTGGTTTAGCATTTATAAGACACTTTGAAGCAAATGCCAATTTGGTGTCATCAACAGCTAATAGTTAGCCAGTTGCAGCATTCTTGCGGTGTTTATACACTATTCAAGTCCTATCAGTATCTCTGTCCCTGTTTCTGCTTTCTACCTAGATTATGTACAATTATAAAAGTAACGAAGGCTTCCTTGATGCAAATTCAAACGAGTGTTATCAACTAGACAGAAGTCCTTATTAGCCGACTCGATCAACACACAGGTAAAGTCAAGAACTTTTTCTACCTTAAATAACAGCCTATAACATGGATTGAGTGCACAGTATAATAGCTTAGACAGAGAAAGTCATGCTGAGACAGCAACTCGGTGGGGCGGAGCAGGACAGACTACAATTCCAATATCTAACAGAGGGAGCTCAGTTATAGTAATTTTGGTTTAATCAGGGTTCAtaatttgtcatattttataaaaatgtatggtTCTGATTCCAAAGCAGGAGACCAGAACCAAAACAAGTAGGAATAGAGTGTACATTTTTAGATagggttttataaataaaacaagatttagTAAGAAGCTCTGTGACCCGGAACTACTGTCAGCATGAAACGCCCTGCAATACACCATTTCATACATgacaaagtcaggtacaaagTGACTAAATCTTCAACGGTATGGAATGGGGAGGGGTGACTTGGTATTTCTGCCATATCTTATAAGAATCAATGGGCACAAAAAAGGATCAACACCAtagttagtcagtcagtcattttctaccgcttattccatagtgggtcgcggggaagctggtgcctatctccagcagtctacgggcgagaggcggggtacaccctggacaggtcgccatgcagttcatcgcagggcaacacacaaacaaccatgcgcacactcattcatactaTAGATATAGTATACAACTCAGTTAAATGTTGTGATATTTGAGCATTTTGTGATCTGTCCCCATAAGTCAAAAAAATAGTCAACTTCAATGAAAAAAACTCATGTGCAATGGTTTAAGTACATGGATATGAAATGGTTAGGGTACAGGTGTGAAACTGCAATGCTTGGGAATGAAATAGGGTTATGAACTGCCAAATGGGCGAATTGACCCAAAGCTAAATTTAGTGTTTGCTTAGTGAGAATATTTTTGAGGCCCCGCTTGTTTCGCTTTGCCTTGGGTCGGCTCTAGTTCACTTAGGTCTTACTTTGTGTTTCCTGAGCAGAGTTAATAAGAAGCAGTGAAAAGGAATAGCACCTTAAGACAAGCAGGTTGGAGCGGTAAGAGGTCCTTACCTGGCCCACAGAGCCGGCTGTAGTGATAGGGGTTGCAGCATACTGTTGGACTGTCCTGTGCCCCGAAGCTCTTGCACTCACAGAGCGGTTTGAGCTGGGCCGTGTGCTGTAAGTCAGCCCATCGGTACACTTTGCACACAAGCAGCTGCGGGGATGCCACATGTCCGCCCAGAATGAGCTCGGTCCTGGAAATCATAACACAGTCGCTGGGCATCCCTCCTCTGGACTCCACCGCCTCCAGCAAGGTATCCAGCGCCTTTTCCTTTAGCCGTTTCAGCAGGGAGTACGTGGCCGTCTTCAGCTCCTGTTCCAACACGGTGCGCGGCATCGCCTCCTGAGCCTCAGGAGAGCTGCTGTCGTCTCCAGGGCCGAGGCTCCTCAGCATGAAGTGGCACGACCCCGGATCCCTGGTGCCCTGAGCCGCCTCGGTGTGGTCCCGCTCTTTAAACAAGCAGCACGTCACCGTCCTGCACTCGCAGTCCTGCACTGAGCGAGGGCTCCCTTGCTCCGGGACGGACACCGCGCCCGCATCTTGGTCCGACGTGACCCCCAAGCCGCCGAGCTCTCCACCTTCTCCGCCGCCGCTCTCCACGGCGCGCACGCTCCCTATGTCCCCGAAAAATGACCCGCTGAGGGTCATCGGGCTGAACTCCGTTTTGGGAATTTTCTCTGGGTTGTTGCCAAAAAGATCGTCCCAACAGCCCTCACTATTTCTGCCATTTCCATCCTCCCCTTCTTTATCTGGGATCAAACGGCTTCTCCAGAGTCGCCGCACAAGACCTGAGCGTTTCGTCCTGAACATACGATAACTTGAATATTTAGAAGGGGAGGCTTTATTCTTGAACGGATATACTACTCCTGTCTTTGCAAAACATCAATGACACTGAAATGCCGTGCAGTCGCATGCACAGCCAACTGGAGAGCATTGGTGGCAAAACCGCAACATTAGACTGACGGCTATTTTGTTGCATCTAGAGTAAGAAAACCATGCAACAAATGCACTGCAGCATTCCGTTTAAAATGCATGCATTTAGCTGATTTTACAGTAAGTAACAAATAACTGTGGCGGTTCTCTGCGCAATGGAGTGTTTATGTGTTTGATAGGTACGAATAAAACATCATAACATGGTCTGTAACATAATCTAAGCCCGTACCCTTTAACCAGAGACGGTATAAAGTCACAGCCCGAAACACTTTTAACAGCTCGGATCGACTTTCTACACCGGCATGTAGAGTGTGAGGTATCCCCTGCGATTAAAATCCCAGGAAAATGCACCAAAAGTCCACAATCCTCGCCGTCTTCTTAAGATGCTCTTTCTCGCCGatttccagcaaaacaataataataataataatttgaaagaaaacatccatgCGAGTTCAAACTAAACGCGAAGAGACTCGATCCGCCGCTGAACAGGTCTCCTGCGTCTCTGCTCAGATCTAAACCAAACTGCAGCTCGgatccttttctttctctgtttctcgctctttttctttttccccccACCTCCCCCCGTCTTCctcactcaaacacacacacacacacacacacacacacacacggggcCCCCGAGGAGAGCGGTGGAGCCATTGGCTGACTACCATCATGTGCTAGTCTAGACACTTTGGCGGCTATGAGCTGCACTGATTGTTGCGCAAACAAGGTTTCAAGTTTCTTAACTCTTAAAGGCGAAACACTCACCTCTCATTTTTTAAGTTCGAGTTACTGAAACTCATTTACATTTCTGGTTTTATCTGTCATAAAATAAGGAGGAAAAAGAGAAAGTTGAGGAACTTTCATATATCATTCAAATGGATTTTCTTTCCCCCTATTTTCAGGTAATTAGCAGTCAATATATaacgtatttatttatttgtttgtttatttatttttgtatttgattCTTAAGCACACTTGTTAAATCTCACATGCTCTGTTTAAAGTAtgatataataaatatttaatattttaacagtCAACCCATTCAGCATTTAGACTTATTTGGAAAATATGCAGCAAATTAATCCTTGGCCGCTATAACAGCTACAACCCTTCTGGGAGGGCTTTCCTGAAGGTTTAGAAGAGtgtttatgaaacatttttaccAGTCTACTAGAAGGGTATTTGTGAGGTTAGACATTGATTTTGGGCAAGAAGGCTTGGCTCATTGTCTCTGGTCTTATTCTGGACTCTGTGCAGGTCAGTCAAGTTTTTCCAAACCAAACTCACTCAGCCATGCCTTACGGACCTTGCTTTATGCACTGATGCAGTCATGTTGGACCTGGAAGGGGCCATCCCCAAACTGTTCCCAAAACATTAGGAACATGAAATTACCCAAAATGTCTTGGAATGCTGATGCATGAAAAGTTCTCAAAGTTCTTTGTGAAAAActttgcacttcacaaaatgcaATCAAGTCCCCTTTCCTTGTAACTGCCAAACCCAAAACTCCTCCACTGGATTACTAGACAGAGAGGCAGGGTTCGTCACTCCAGAAAAAAAGTCCATGGCTGTAGAGTTTAGTAGCAGCATGCTTTACATCACATCTGAAGATTTGCCTTGGCCCTGGAAATCTGTTTTGTGAGGCTCTCTATGCATTGTTCCTAAACTAATCTGAAGGCCATGTAAAGTTGGGAGTTCCATTGCTGTTGTCTGTGCAGAAGATTGGAGACCCTGGTGCTCTATGCACCTCAGCATCTGCTGCACCcactttgtgattttatgtggtcTATCACTATCTGACTAGTTGCTGTTGTTGTCAATGTCTTCCACTTTGTTATAATGCCACTAACATTTCACACTGAAATATTAAGTAGCAAGAACATTTATCAGGTGGACTTTTTGCACAGATAATATCCAACATACTAACTACTCTGGAATTCACTGAGTTCCTGAGAGCAACCAACTCTTTCCCAAAGGTTTGTAAAAGCAGACTGCATACCAaggtgctggattttatacacATATACCCATGGAAGTGGTTGCAACACCTGAATTAAATGATTTGGAGGGGTGACCCagtatagtgtgtgtgtgtattaccATATACCATAATGATGAACATTTGTAGCATTTGTGTCAGGTACAAAACACCCAAATATCAACATTCAAATCAAATCTGAACCTCTGATAATAATCACATCCGTACCTGTTTTAATCATTGGATGTCCTCATCTGAAACCAGTTATGAAAAAccgacaaaaaatgtaattgttggattttgttttgaactaaaatatattaaactgaaatacaagctgtttttctttattttaagcttttttcttatttaaccAGGACATTCTCAAGGGGCTTCCTGAATAAAATAGAACAAACACAATATTGAGCTACAGCTGCAACcaatatttgatatttttagTTAATTCAAAACATCtcataacatttttttgtttggaaaCTAAAGTAATGATTAAGACCTTTCCCACTTTTAGAGGCAGCCGTCCTCCCACTGAGTGGATGCACAGCAGGTGAATTCTTGCTTACTGACAACTCCATATGTGTGTCTCCACCTTATCTCAGGTTTCATGTCTGGTTAGGGCAGATAATGAATAACATATACCTCCTGTTTCTGTTGAGTTGTTATCTAGCTACTGATTACCACAGGTAAAAAAAAGCTCCATGTGCACAGCTTTTAGAAAAGTCTTTTCAGATCCTTACAAGCTTTACAATGTGTGACATCTCACACTAATCTTTAAGATATACCAAcaatttttcttacattttcctGCATTGAATAGTATACTAATAATAGTCTAATAAATTTCTGAAGTTTATTAAGATTGCACAACATAGGCAAACACTTCTTTTGTCATACAAGTGTTTCATTGTGTAAACAATGATCAGAAATAATGGGATTCAAAGAAGGGACATTTATGGTAaagtttccatccatccatcaatcctcTTCTGAGAACTGGCCAAGAGGGTAACATCCGTAGATATTCTGTCAGGATAGTGGGATCAACATGAtaacttaataaataaatacagagaacTTACAGGGAAGCACAAGGTAAACAGGACAAGGGACATCACAGAAATGAAGATGGGGGAGTGTAATGGGCTGATCCGGCAGAGAACAATGCGAGTAAAGTGCCATATATACTCAGGGAGATATGGAAAATGACAAAGGATACAGGTGTGTGGCAATCAGGGGATATGTAGAGCAGCTGTGTCTATCTCCTTCAAGGGTGGATCTAAGACACCCAAACAGAGTCCatgaaaaaagaagcaaaacaacCCAGGCGGAAAGGGTctcggaaggagggcaagaaacagaaaacagccAAATCTGGGTGGGAGAAGGGGGCCATGGAAACCCAGAGTTCAGACAACCCAGAGTTTGTCCTAaggaggcacagagttcaggtggcCGACCCTGAGAAGGCACAAAGATCTTGAGGGTGACGGTGAAGGAGATCAGGAGGGCAGCAGTGCAAAAACCTTGGACACACACCCAACCTCCCACCCCTTGTATTTGCATGCTGCAAGTGCACATCTCCTGCAGACTAACTTCAGTACATATGTTAACTGAAGTAAAAGCTCAAACCAATTTCTTTGCATATTCTCCACAAAATGTACCGCTTTCATTTGTCAAAAATAGATTGAGTGTCAGAATTTTATTGATTGTGTGCATTTATATGTTACAAGACTAATGATGGAGTTTTTAAACACCCCAGCACTTCAAACTTATATAACACAAAAGCAGCTTTTATAGGAACATCTCTGTAGCTTTCAGCAATGCATCAGGGAAACGGCTGCAGCAGCAGAGTGTGCCAGTGTCTGAACTGGAATCGGGTTTCCCTGGCAGGCACAGGACTTTTGGGGCAGAGGGAGGTTACTGAGGATGAACACAAATGCCCTCATGCCTGCACTGTGTTACAGGCACCTGTTGCAAACACATTCCCCTTTGTAACTCAGTCACATGTCAGACAAGGAAATGAAACTGTGATTGCAGAGAACCGCTTTATTTGAATCATGAAATTGTTAATCAACTTGATGGAAAAACGATGCCGACTTAAAAGTGCTGCTGGAACTGATTCAGGTGAAACGAATGTCAGAAAGTGACAGGAGCTTGTGGATTTTATTGCAATCAAGTCAAAGAGCCATTGCTATTGCATTTGCATAATTTCACAATCAAAACCTTTAGAAAACTTCACCTTTTAATTTTAGCACTTTTATTCAGTGGTAAAAACAATCCCACATTAAGAATTAAGAATTTCAAACAAAATAGTCAGAAACATGTATAATGAAAATTATCAGTGTCTCTAGTACCCTTTAAATAGTAATCCACTACTTTCTGTGTTTCAGGAGTATGAATTTGACATGATCATTTCTCATTGCCACTCTTcagaatgtgacaaaaaaacatgcCATTTTCTAGTGAGGCAGATGCACCTTGATCTTCGTGACAGCAAATAGCTACAAGAAGCACTTATCTTGACACACTATACAGACTGAGGAGGATGGCAaggaagtaaaacaaaaaaaggtcacttttagaaaaatgtaaaaaaaaaaaaaagaaggtccTCTTGGAATCAACCTGTCTCAAACAATAAcctattttaaagcttttttacacatatttaccaAGGGCAAAACAATGATGGAGAATGTTGTATAAATTAGTTTcttgatatttctttaaaaaaatgcatattttgcTATGGTTAGTTTTGTAAAAACTCAAGAGTCAGTTACCAATGAACTAGTGCATGAAGAAAGGACCAAGAAGAAATGAACAAGAAAGGAAATACACTTTCATGAATTTGCAACACATGCAAACCTCTGCCCAATGCTAGTTAGTTTTCTTAGTTGGACCTCAGTGAAATAAGTTAAACATCCCAAGTgtcatctgaaaaaaaatcacTCTAGATATTGACAACCCAAATAATTCAAACATAAGGAAATCAACACAATTACTccagaaatgtgtaaaatactTTGTGGTAAAACCTTTCTTGTTAATGACAACTTTAAGACATCTCTTGTATGGAGAAATTAGTTACAGATATTGCTCAGGTTTAATTTTGACCCATTTGTAATCAAAAACAGTCTTTAAATCTTGAAGGTCTTTTCAATACACTACGATCTTCAGTTCTTTCCATAGAAGTTAACTGCATTCAACTGAGATGGCTGGTTTGGCCATTCTAGCAACTTATTTGAGGAAATCCACACTTGTTTCATCTTCTGATTCTTATCAAAAATGTCCCAGATTTCTTTATTAATCTGTCTTTTAATTATATGAAGTCTGGCAGTACCATATGCGGTAAGATCGCACACACCATGATATTCCTACCTCAAAACGTCATTATTGTCATGGTGTTGAGGGTGAGGTGCAGAAccattcttcctccaaacatttGTGCAATGACATCCAAAGAATTCAGCTTTAGCCTCATCTCACCAGACTATATTTCACTGGCTTGTCATTAAACAAGCATTAACATGCTTTTTTCTTCTGCAGTGAAGTCTTGTGCACAGAGGCCATTGCAGTTGAATGTGTTACTTATTGTTTTTATGGGAAAATCTGTACGTGCTATATTCATTTCACTTTCTGA
Coding sequences within:
- the smad6b gene encoding mothers against decapentaplegic homolog 6b, with product MFRTKRSGLVRRLWRSRLIPDKEGEDGNGRNSEGCWDDLFGNNPEKIPKTEFSPMTLSGSFFGDIGSVRAVESGGGEGGELGGLGVTSDQDAGAVSVPEQGSPRSVQDCECRTVTCCLFKERDHTEAAQGTRDPGSCHFMLRSLGPGDDSSSPEAQEAMPRTVLEQELKTATYSLLKRLKEKALDTLLEAVESRGGMPSDCVMISRTELILGGHVASPQLLVCKVYRWADLQHTAQLKPLCECKSFGAQDSPTVCCNPYHYSRLCGPESPPPPYSRLSPNEEHKPLDLSDSTLSYTESEAASSPNITPGEFSDASMSPNAPKQSHWCNVAYWEHRTRVGRLYTVYEHSVSIFYDLPQGTGFCLGQLNLDHRSSNVQRTRGKIGYGILLSKESDGVWAYNRSEHPIFVNSPTLDMPNSRTLVVRKVMPGYSIKVFDYERSCLLRHSPDLDFLDGPYDPNSVRISFAKGWGPCYSRQFITSCPCWLEILLNNHR